From the bacterium genome, one window contains:
- a CDS encoding response regulator — MEEQKPQLLVVDDELGMREGIRRIFSMEGYDVTVAENGTDGIARGSEREFDVALIDLKMPDMDGVSVLRRLREIYPDTEYMIITAFAGIDTAVEATRHGAYTYIPKPFTPDQIVFEVNRALGKRRLTLETRELRAEQERRLLEISQEKSRLRTIINAIDDAVFVTNLEDEIVLANPQTRALFDFPASIRAGDKITDILPAEVIDLIHEAQEKVRQDIELVSHEWEMRPNLELVVQMKTAPVKDGGGDILGFVTTIQDVTQLKRLDMQKSQFVSMVAHELKAPVAAVSGYLENMNERLLGDDIAAYGKMIGRSRERLQALIDLVNDLLNISRRDLGTVRREVVAVDIREVSARVHELLQGEMQQRTLRFVTAFEDDLPTVDVDREEITRVLTNLISNAIKYNREGGSITVRARAEDSALRIEVADSGIGMTEEERGMLFRQFYRVKNDDTRSIPGTGLGLSIVKQVVDSYHGSIHVESHRGEGSTFILRLPLHAVEAE; from the coding sequence ATGGAAGAACAGAAACCACAGCTGCTCGTAGTTGATGACGAACTCGGGATGCGCGAAGGCATCCGGCGCATTTTCAGTATGGAGGGATATGACGTCACCGTGGCCGAAAACGGCACCGACGGCATCGCCCGCGGCAGCGAACGCGAGTTCGACGTCGCCCTCATTGATCTCAAGATGCCGGACATGGATGGCGTGAGCGTCCTGCGCCGCCTGCGCGAAATCTATCCCGACACCGAGTACATGATCATCACCGCGTTTGCGGGCATCGATACCGCCGTGGAAGCAACCCGCCACGGGGCGTACACCTATATCCCGAAGCCCTTCACGCCCGATCAGATCGTTTTCGAAGTCAACCGTGCGCTCGGCAAGCGTCGGCTCACGCTCGAAACCCGCGAGCTGCGCGCAGAGCAGGAACGCCGCCTGCTGGAAATCAGCCAGGAAAAGAGCCGTCTGCGCACCATCATCAATGCCATCGACGACGCAGTCTTCGTCACCAATCTCGAAGATGAAATCGTGCTGGCCAATCCGCAAACCCGTGCGCTGTTCGATTTCCCGGCATCCATTCGGGCGGGTGACAAGATTACCGACATCCTGCCCGCCGAGGTCATCGACCTCATCCATGAGGCGCAGGAGAAAGTGCGGCAGGATATCGAACTCGTCTCGCATGAATGGGAAATGCGTCCCAACCTCGAACTCGTCGTGCAGATGAAAACCGCACCGGTGAAAGACGGCGGCGGAGACATCCTCGGTTTCGTGACCACGATACAGGACGTCACGCAGCTCAAGCGGCTCGACATGCAGAAATCCCAGTTCGTGTCCATGGTCGCCCATGAGCTCAAAGCCCCCGTTGCCGCGGTGAGCGGCTACCTTGAAAACATGAACGAACGTCTGCTGGGCGACGATATCGCGGCGTACGGCAAGATGATCGGCCGTTCGCGCGAGCGCCTGCAGGCACTCATTGACCTGGTCAACGACCTGCTCAATATCAGCCGCCGCGATCTCGGCACCGTCCGCCGTGAAGTGGTAGCCGTGGATATCCGCGAAGTGTCCGCCCGCGTACACGAGCTGCTGCAGGGAGAAATGCAGCAGCGCACCCTGCGTTTCGTGACCGCGTTCGAAGACGATCTCCCCACCGTCGACGTCGACCGTGAGGAGATTACCCGCGTCCTTACCAACCTCATCAGCAACGCCATCAAGTACAACCGCGAAGGCGGCAGCATCACCGTGCGCGCACGCGCCGAAGACAGCGCACTGCGCATCGAAGTCGCCGACAGCGGCATCGGCATGACCGAGGAAGAGCGCGGCATGCTTTTCCGGCAGTTTTACCGCGTCAAGAACGACGACACCCGCAGTATCCCGGGTACGGGACTCGGACTCTCCATCGTCAAGCAGGTGGTCGACTCCTACCACGGCAGCATTCACGTTGAAAGCCACCGCGGCGAAGGCAGCACCTTCATCCTGCGCCTCCCCCTCCACGCCGTCGAGGCGGAATAA